The following proteins are co-located in the Phyllostomus discolor isolate MPI-MPIP mPhyDis1 chromosome 1, mPhyDis1.pri.v3, whole genome shotgun sequence genome:
- the SERPINA9 gene encoding serpin A9, with protein sequence MASSLHQVFLVVSFCASICCVSPSSLPSKGSLCPSSTKDFRSSTKDFPSSQVSSGNTNFAFRLYRQLVSKTPSQNVFFSPVSVSASLAVLALGAHAATKTQILQGMGFNLTHTPEATIQQGLQHVVRSLRVPSEGLDLRMGNVVFIKEGLQLQTSFLNDVRSLYESEVFSADFSNASTARKRINSYVEKETKGKVVDLIQDLEPHTAMVLVNYIFFKARWAKPFSPVYTSNRYPFLVGKTTVKVPMMHQMEKFAFGLDPKLNCSVLQMDYSGNATAFFVLPVQGGMRQLEQSLSSGALRRWSRSVQKRWLEVFIPKFSISTSYDLENILPKMGIRDAFGKDADFSGITKKDSLRVSKAAHKAVLNVREEGTEAAAATATKLTVRSQDGASHSVCFNRPFLLLIVSRASGTVLFLGKVENPTKS encoded by the exons ATGGCATCTTCCTTGCATCAAGTTTTCTTAGTTGTTAGCTTCTGTGCTTCGATCTGTTGTGTGTCCCCGTCCAGTCTCCCCAGCAAAGGATCCCTCTGCCCGTCCTCCACAAAGGACTTCCGTTCCTCCACGAAGGACTTCCCTTCCTCCCAGGTGTCTTCCGGCAACACCAACTTCGCCTTCCGCCTGTACCGGCAGCTGGTTTCGAAGACCCCGAGCCAGAACGTCTTCTTCTCCCCAGTGAGCGTCTCTGCCTCCCTGGCCGTGCTCGCCCTGGGGGCCCACGCGGCCACCAAGACCCAGATCCTGCAGGGCATGGGCTTCAACCTCACACACACGCCAGAGGCCACGATTCAGCAGGGCTTGCAGCACGTGGTCCGCTCACTCCGAGTCCCCAGCGAGGGCCTGGATTTGAGAATGGGGAATGTCGTCTTCATCAAGGAGGGGCTGCAGCTGCAGACAAGTTTCTTGAACGACGTTAGGAGTCTGTATGAGTCCGAAGTCTTCTCTGCAGATTTCTCCAATGCCTCTACAGCCCGGAAGAGGATCAACAGCTATGTGGAGAAGGAGACCAAAGGGAAGGTTGTAGACTTGATCCAAGACCTTGAACCTCACACAGCCATGGTCCTGGTgaactacattttctttaaag CCAGGTGGGCGAAGCCCTTTAGCCCTGTGTATACAAGCAACAGATACCCGTTCTTGGTGGGCAAGACCACTGTGAAGGTCCCCATGATGCACCAGATGGAGAAATTTGCTTTCGGGCTGGACCCCAAGCTGAACTGCTCGGTGCTGCAGATGGACTACAGCGGAAACGCTACCGCCTTCTTTGTCCTCCCCGTCCAAGGCGGGATGAGGCAGCTGGAACAGTCCTTGTCATCCGGGGCCCTGAGGCGATGGAGCCGCTCTGTCCAGAAGAG GTGGCTAGAGGTGTTCATtccaaaattttccatttctaccTCCTATGACCTGGAAAACATTCTCCCAAAGATGGGCATCCGGGACGCTTTTGGCAAAGATGCTGATTTTTCTGGAATCACAAAGAAAGATTCCCTTCGAGTTTCCAAA GCCGCCCACAAGGCTGTGCTGAACGTCCGGGAGGAGGGCACCGAGGCCGCGGCGGCCACGGCCACCAAGCTCACGGTCCGGTCCCAGGATGGCGCCTCCCACTCCGTCTGCTTCAATAGGCCCTTCCTGCTGCTGATCGTCAGCAGAGCCTCGGGGACAGTGCTCTTCCTGGGGAAAGTGGAGAATCCCACTAAGTCCTAG